The Zea mays cultivar B73 chromosome 7, Zm-B73-REFERENCE-NAM-5.0, whole genome shotgun sequence DNA segment CGGCGAGGTACGCCTACCTGGATGACGAGGACCGTGACATGGAGGACACGCGGCCGCTGATTAGGCCCGGCCCGCTGTCGTATGTGGACAACCGGGCGATCTCTGTGTCCAAGGACACCACCACCATCATCTTGAGAACCGACTCCCGCGTGTACGCGAAAGCCGCCGACGATGGAGGCAAGTGGGTGTAGCGCCAGCGACGAAGAGTTTTGACGATACAGATACGAGAGCAAGAAATGGTTTGTGGCAGTTGTCTGTATGCTGGTTTGCGGTGTTGCTCGTTTCTTGGGTATAATCTCAACGCTTTGAAAATTACACTACAGACTGTGACGTGTGACAGATACTTCAATAGCTTTACGTCCGCTATTCCGATCATGATTTTCCTACCCTCAGGGAGAAAGTAAAGGTCCTTCCCCCTTTAGGCTATGTTCGGTAGTCGTGGTTATAATCCATAAGTGGAATTAATCCAGACGTGGATTGAGTGGATCCCCTGCCATCACTTTTTAAATTGGGGTTTAATTCCCTGTCCATTAATTCCATGTCTTCTTTTTAACTTGTTCGGTTAGCCCATACAGTAAACAGCAATGACACTTCTTGTTCGGTTAGCTGTACGCAGTAATAGTAACCTGTACAAGAGGTCAACAGAATAATTTTATTATAACAGTAACAGTAACTTGTAGAGTTTAAGATGCACCAGAACGTTCATATCACTTCATGCACCAGAACGTTTAGAATATAAGCAGAACGTGTACAGTTTAACATGCACCAGAACCACTAGCCATACACAGATTGACATGCACCAGAACGTGCAGAACCGGTTACAGTTTGGCATTTCATCATCTATACATCAAAAATCGTTGTCCAACTGGTCTAGACCTTCTCATCTCTCTAGCAACTCGAGCCACATCTAGCCATCATCTTACTAAGATCTGTATGTGAGAAACACCAATGAATTAGCTTTTGCATCCCAAATTGTAATCGTTCTTCAGAGTACAAAGTTAAGAAATGAGACATGTAAAATGCTAAGGTAATAGACAATACAAGTTTCAACCATATAATAGTGTACTTCGAGCTAACAGATAAGACAAGTTAATGTTTAAGATCAATGCTACAAACAATGCTAACTAGCTATTATAAAAAATGGCATCAGGAAAAGAATATTTGCAGTTAGGCGTGATCTCATGACATTTATATATACTTATTGTGCAGAATTCATGACCTTATCATGCAAAATCGAGTTAGGATATGCAGTTAACCTTAGGTATACCTGCTAAGCCATCTCGTCCCTCAACCACATCAATGCAGCCTCTCTATCATCATTGCATGCACTCAAGAAAATTTGGCGATTGTCAGGGTCCTTGAACACCTTATAGGCTTTGACCTTCTCCTCCTTGGTGACCTCCAATGTGTTTAGAACTGATATGCAATTCTTAATTGAGAAGTCATCACCTCCTCTTGCCTCCCTTTCTCTTGTTAATAGTGTTGCTTCATCTTCAGCTTGTTTGCTTCTAATGTCTAGATACCTCTCCATCAATACTTCTATGTTGGAACTCTTCTTCGGCCTCTTTggtcctttttcttcttcattcctTGAAACAGCAAAAGTCCTTTTTGACCTTTCATCCTGCCTATTAGCATTTACATCAACCTCTTCAACTTCATACACTCTGTCTTCTACTTCATTTTGTCTGTGATCTGCCAAAGGGTCTCCCACATCTTCACGGTCTTCTACATTGATAGGAACATCTCCAGACCCAATTTGTGTGAGATCTGGACCATTTGGTTGAGTAGAAGTGAAGTTGTAGGTCCCTTCAGCAGTATTACCTATACAATGAAGTTTTAGTGAAATAAATAGTAAAACATAGTGAATAAACTTAGTTACTGGTAAAAGGAAAACTAACCATCATGTAGCTCTCCCAAAGCTTCAAACAGAGGAAAAGATTTGTTGCGGAATTTTTTAGCCCTTGGAAATGACTGCACAATAAAGTAAGAAACTAAATGTGAGATGAATAAAACAAACAACActtaaatattcatgtaaatgCCAAGCTAAGAACTGACAACACACAAAAAGATCTCAAGTTTACAGAAACATGGTAATAAACTTACTTTGATTATGTTGTCCCATATCGGTGGATCAGCTTGAATCATACACCTTTTCTCATCCCAAGAAACTCCACTTTGTTTCCTCGCATCTTTCAACATCCTGTAATCTCTCTTtaactccttttctttttcttggatTTGAACTTTTGAGAAACCTGCATATCTTTCCCTCTCTTGAAATTCCTTGGCAATCTTGTTCCATGCATCGGGTGTCCAACCATTGTTACCCTTAAATTCAGGTGTATTGTGTTCATGTAAcaagtcaacaagggtcttctctaacATAGAATTCCAATTTGCTCTTGTTTTCCCTACAAATCAGCACATAAGCAACATAAGAAAGAACCAAAACTAATCAGAAAGAACCAACATGTATACCTTTTGGAGAGCCTCCATGTGTCTTTGAAGCAGTAGCTATAGGAGATTTTTTCTTTTGTGCACCTTTAGATAAGAGCATGTTAAATCTAGGAGACCCCCTTGCAAGCATGTTTAATCTTGGAGACCCCCTTCCAAGCATGGTAACTTATAACATGAGCATAATTAGAACATGAAAGCATAATTGTGAACAACAATAATTTTTAGAGATTATTGAACTGAAAGCATATTCgaataacgttaaagcatcataaCTAGTACAAACTACATTTCCTAAGAACTTATTGCAATCCCAATAACATTAAAACATATTCTAATGCATCACTAATTGTTTCTATGTTGTTGATAATCAATCCACATTTGTTGTGCAATTGTGTCTCTGAGATTGTTGCCTTGTTCACTGCCTTGATCATTGCTTTGATCTCCATCCGGAAGGTCAACAACATTGCCTTGAACATTTTCTGCCTGATCTTCTAACCATTGTTCATCTCCTTTCAAAGACCGAATAATGTTGTGCAACACGGCAGCTGCTACCGGTATCTTCACTTGGTTTTCTATTTTGTGAAACGTGGCCACCTTAAGGATGGGGAAGCGTTTCTTTATAACTCCCAAGGCCCTTTCAATATGATTCCTCAACACTGCATGGCGATGATTAAAGATCTCCTTGTAGTTTTGTGGTCTTCGACGACCTGCCCCATATTCCTTCAAATGATACCTAACTCCGCGATATGGGGCAAGGAAAGATGGTGTGTTGGCATAACCGCCATCTACTAAATAAAATTTCCCCAGGGGTACTTGAAAGCCATTGTTCATTGCAGCCCTAAGAACTCTAGCATCCGTCGCGGACCCCTCCCACCCAGTGGATATGAAAGTTACATTGAGA contains these protein-coding regions:
- the LOC103633422 gene encoding uncharacterized protein, encoding MLGRGSPRLNMLARGSPRFNMLLSKGAQKKKSPIATASKTHGGSPKGKTRANWNSMLEKTLVDLLHEHNTPEFKGNNGWTPDAWNKIAKEFQERERYAGFSKVQIQEKEKELKRDYRMLKDARKQSGVSWDEKRCMIQADPPIWDNIIKSFPRAKKFRNKSFPLFEALGELHDGNTAEGTYNFTSTQPNGPDLTQIGSGDVPINVEDREDVGDPLADHRQNEVEDRVYEVEEVDVNANRQDERSKRTFAVSRNEEEKGPKRPKKSSNIEVLMERYLDIRSKQAEDEATLLTREREARGGDDFSIKNCISVLNTLEVTKEEKVKAYKVFKDPDNRQIFLSACNDDREAALMWLRDEMA